In the genome of Cryptomeria japonica chromosome 8, Sugi_1.0, whole genome shotgun sequence, one region contains:
- the LOC131060011 gene encoding uncharacterized protein LOC131060011, with the protein MCCVFIRMEEVAASRRRATKQSMWWRMSSNLLLSHGRRGRSVESALNLCLIWSHRQNISLKMTHSEHGDKCLTHYILLVMPVYKMHISSRFKINFWCTMVNAYGAATRAYFIEK; encoded by the exons ATGTGTTGTGTTTTCATCAGAATGGAGGAGGTTGCGGCCAGCAGGAGGAGGGCAACAAAACAGAGCATGTGGTGGAGAATGTCATCAAACTTGCTTTTG AGTCATGGGAGACGAGGAAGAAGTGTGGAATCTGCTTTAAATCTCTGTTTGATTTGGAGTCATCGTCAAAATATTTCTCTAAAG ATGACACATTCAGAACATGGAGATAAGTGCTTAACACACTATATACTACTTGTAATGCCTGTTTATAAAATGCACATCAGTAGCAGGTTTAAAATAAACTTTTGGTGTACAATGGTGAATGCATATGGAGCAGCCACTAGAGCATATTTTATAGAGAAATAA